The DNA segment CCCGGAAAAGCCCCTGGGCAAAGGCCTCGTCATCGCCGCCGGGGACACGGACCCAGAGATAGAAACCGCCTTCCGGGCAAGCGCAGGGCAGCACTGGCTCCAGGATGGGTAGCACCGCATCGAATTTGGCCCGGTAGGCGGCCCGGTTGTCCTTCACATGGGCATCATCGTCCCAGGCTGGAATGCTGGCCTTCTGGGCCGGCAGGGGCATGGCGCATCCATGATAGGTGCGGTACAGGCGGAAGGGTTTGATGATCTCGGCATCACCGGCCACGAAGCCGGAACGCAGGCCGGGGACATTGGAGCGCTTGGAAAGGCTGTGCATGACCAGGCAGCGCTTGAAGTCATGACGGCCCATGGACTCGCAGACCTCCAGCAACCCCGGTGGCGGGGTTTCGGTCAGATAGATTTCCGAATAACACTCGTCACTGACAATCACAAAGTCATGTTTGTCGGCCAGGGCAATGGCCTTTTTCAAATAGGCCGGGTTCATGACCTTGCCGGTGGGATTCCCGGGGGTGCAGAGAAAGAGCAGCTGGCAGCGGTCCCAGTCGGCCTCGCTGATTGCATCCAGGTCCGGCAGGTAGTCATTGTCTGCGGTGGTGTTGAGATAGACGGGCTCGGCGCCGGCCAGCAGGGCCGCCCCTTCATAGATCTGGTAGAAGGGGTTGGGCATCATCACCGCCGCGCCGGCCTTGTCTTCCACCACCGCCTGGGTGAGGGCGAACAGACCCTCCCGGGTGCCGGTGAGCGGCAGGATGTGGCGCTCGATGTCCAGGCGATCCTCGGCCAGCTTAAAGCGGCGGGTGAGCCAGCGGGCAATGGCGGCACGCAGCTCGGGAATCCCCGGCGCCATGGGGTAGCTGGCCAGGCCGTCCAGATTGTTTTTCAGGGTTTCGACCACGAAGGCCGGCGGTTCGTGCTTGGGTTCGCCGATGGACAGGGCGATATGGGTCAAGTCTTCGGGCGGGGTGATGCCGCTTTTGAGCTGGGTCAGGCGTTCGAAGGGGTAGGGGTGCAGTTTCTGCAGATCCGGGTTCATGGTTTCCCTTTGTGTGTACTTGGTGTTGCTGGGTTTACTGTGTATTCATGGCTGAGGCATTCAACGTCGGGCTTCGACACCCTGGTCTTCTTCCAGTTGATCCAGTAGCGCCTGAGCCAGTTCGTCCCGGCGGGCATCGCTGTCCAGAGGGCGGTCATCGGTTTCCGTAATGAAGAAGATGTCTTCCGCCTTTTCGCCCACCGTGGCCACCTTGGCGTTCTGTAATCGGATCCGGGCATCCAGCAGGGCACCGGCAATGCGGGTCAGCAGTCCGGGACGGTCACCGGTGGTGATTTCCAGGATGGTGCGCCCATTGCGCTCATCATCAGCGAAGTTGATCCGCGTGGGCGTGGAGAACATGCGGTGCTGGCGGGGCATGCGTCGATGAATATCCCGGGGATCGCCACCCAGGCGACCGGCTTCCTGTTCCATGATCCGGAGAATTTCCTGCTCCCGCTCGGCGGATTCGATTTCCTCTCCATCCGCTTCCATCACCACCCAGGTGTAAAGCGTTCGCTCATCCCGGGTGGAGACGATGCGGGCATCCAGCACGGTGAGCCCCAGCTGTTCCAGGGCGGCGGTACTGCGGGCAAAGGCCATATCGTCCCGAGGTGAACAGACAAACACAGCTGTGCCGCCTCGTTCGGTTTCTCGCCGGACCTGGACCAAGGGCTCGGTTTGTTCTCCGTGTGCCAGCATGGCCCGGGTGTGCCAGTCGATCTCCGAGGGGGAATGGCGCAGGAAGTAATCGCCGGGCAGGGCGGACCAGGTCCGGGTCACCGCCTCGGTATTCACACCAGCTGCATCCAGGCGCTCCATGCTGCTGCGCTTGGTTTCATTGATCAGTTCTTCCCGGGCCACCGGGTTCACCAGCCCCCGGCGCAGGGCCCGGCTGGTGTTCTTGTAGAGTTCGGCAAATAGCGTGGCCTTCCAGGAGTTCCAGAGTTCCGGATTGGTAGCCCGTACATCCGCGGTGGTGAGAATGTAGAGATAATCCAGATGCAGCTGGTCGCCGACCTTCTCGGCAAAATCATGGATCACCCGGGGGTCACTGATGTCTTTTTTCTGGGCAGTCAGGGATAGCAGTAGATGCTGGCGCACCAGCCAGGACACCAGGCGGGTGTCGTAATCACTGAGGCCGTGACGCTTGCAGAAACCCAGGGCATCGCTGGCGCCCAGCTCGGAATGGTCGCCGCCCCGACCCTTGGCAATATCATGGAAGAGCGCGGCGAGATAGGCCAGTTCCGGTTTCGGTAGACCGCGCATGATGCGGCTGCAGTCCGGGAACTCGTGGTCAAAGCGGGCCAGGGCAAAGCGGCGCAGATTGCTCAGCACGAACAGGGTGTGCTCGTCCACGGTATAGGTGTGGAAGAGATCGTACTGCATACGCCCGACGATATGCCCGAATTCGGGGATGTAGCGACCCAGGACACCGTAGCTGTTCATGCGCCGGAACTCGTGGGTAACGCCCTGGGGTTCGCGCAGAATGGCCATGAACAGGGCCTGGTTGCCCGGGTCCCGCCGGAAGCGTTCATTGATCAGGCGGCGATATTGGCGCACCAGGCGGATGGTGCCGGCGCTGACCCCTTCGGCTTCCGGGTGCTGCTGGAGCAGATGAAACAACTCCAGCAGGGCCGAGGGTTCGCGGCGAAAGACCTCCCGGTCCACCACATCCAAATAGCCGTTTTTGAGTTGGAAGCGTTCATTGATGGACTCAATCCGGGGTTCACCCTCCAGCAGGATGGCTTCCTTGAACAGCTGTAGCAGCATTTCATTGAGCCGGTTGAGCTCCATCACTGTGCGGTAATAGCGCTGCATGAACTGCTCCACGCCAAGGCTGTGGTCCTGGTCCTCATAGCCCATGGCCTTGGCCAGGTGCAGTTGGTGGTCAAACAGCAGGCGATCCTCGTGGCGGTCGGCGGTCAGATGCAACATCCAGCGCACCCGCCAGAGGAAACTCTGGCCTGCTACCAGACGGCGATGCTCTTCCCGGCTGAGGAAGCCGTAGTTGGCCAGATCCGCCAGGGTACGGGCCCCGAAATGGCGCTTGGCCACCCAGCCGATCATCTGGATATCCCGCAGCCCACCGGGGCTTTCCTTGATATTGGGTTCCAGCTTGTAGGCGGTGTCGTGGTATTTGGCGTGTCGCTCCCGCTGTTCTTCCAGCTTGCGCTCAAAGAAACTGCGCGAGGTCCATAATTCATCGGAAAAGGCCAGCTTCCGCAGGGCTTCATAGGGTTTGCGGGCACCGGCCAGGCGGCGGGCCTCAATGAGATTGGTGGCGATGGTGATGTCATCGCGGGCCGAGGTGCGGCATTCGTCCAAGGTGCGGACGCTGTGGCCCACATCCGGCCCGATATCCCATATTTCGGTGAAGAAGTGTTCCAGGGCCGTGGCGCGCTTTTCCCGCAGGGGGCCATCCACGAGAACCAGCAGGTCAATATCGGAATAGGGGTGGAGCTCGGAACGACCGTAACCGCCCACCGCCACCAGCACCAGTCCCCGGCTGCGCCCCAGGTGGCGGCGCCAGAGGGCCCGGATCAGGGTGTCCATCATGCGGCTGCGCCCGGCCACCAGGGCCGGCGCCGAGGCGCCCGCCGTGGCCAGTTCCGCCAGTCGGCTGCTACCGTGCTTGTGGGCGGCGCGCAAGTGCTGGGGTGTGGCTTCCCGGCCGGCCAGCAGTTCATTCAGCCAGGTCCCGTCAAAACGGGGGACCGAGGGGCGGCGTCGGGCCGGGGCCTTCGTGGGCGTGCTTGTGACGGGTTTAGCTGGCATCCCTGGCCAGCTTGTCGTCAATCAGATCGGTTTCTTCCTTGCGGGCGGTGAGTACTTCCACGCCATCGGCGGTGACCAGCACGGTGTGTTCCCATTGAGCGGAGAGGGAGTGGTCCTTGGTGACCACCGTCCACTCATCGGGTAGCACACGGGTGTGGCGTTTGCCGGCGTTGATCATGGGTTCGATGGTGAAGGTCATGCCTTCCTGCAGTTCCAGGCCCGTGCCCGGCTTGCCGTAATGAAGCACTTGGGGGTCTTCGTGAAACCCCCGGCCGATGCCGTGGCCGCAGTATTCCCGCACCACGGAGAAGCCGTTGCTCTCGGCGTGGCGCTGGATGGCATGGCCGATATCCCCCAGGCGGGTACCGGGCTTGACCATGCGAATTCCCACCATCATGGCCTCCCGGGCCACCCGGCTCAGCCGATCCGCCTGGATGGAGGGCTTGCCCACGTAGTACATCTTGGAGGT comes from the Natronospira proteinivora genome and includes:
- the dapC gene encoding succinyldiaminopimelate transaminase, which translates into the protein MNPDLQKLHPYPFERLTQLKSGITPPEDLTHIALSIGEPKHEPPAFVVETLKNNLDGLASYPMAPGIPELRAAIARWLTRRFKLAEDRLDIERHILPLTGTREGLFALTQAVVEDKAGAAVMMPNPFYQIYEGAALLAGAEPVYLNTTADNDYLPDLDAISEADWDRCQLLFLCTPGNPTGKVMNPAYLKKAIALADKHDFVIVSDECYSEIYLTETPPPGLLEVCESMGRHDFKRCLVMHSLSKRSNVPGLRSGFVAGDAEIIKPFRLYRTYHGCAMPLPAQKASIPAWDDDAHVKDNRAAYRAKFDAVLPILEPVLPCACPEGGFYLWVRVPGGDDEAFAQGLFREQNITALPGSYLSRDTAQGNPGQGHLRISLVATVEECTQAAHRIRQFIEGQSQ
- the glnD gene encoding [protein-PII] uridylyltransferase — its product is MPAKPVTSTPTKAPARRRPSVPRFDGTWLNELLAGREATPQHLRAAHKHGSSRLAELATAGASAPALVAGRSRMMDTLIRALWRRHLGRSRGLVLVAVGGYGRSELHPYSDIDLLVLVDGPLREKRATALEHFFTEIWDIGPDVGHSVRTLDECRTSARDDITIATNLIEARRLAGARKPYEALRKLAFSDELWTSRSFFERKLEEQRERHAKYHDTAYKLEPNIKESPGGLRDIQMIGWVAKRHFGARTLADLANYGFLSREEHRRLVAGQSFLWRVRWMLHLTADRHEDRLLFDHQLHLAKAMGYEDQDHSLGVEQFMQRYYRTVMELNRLNEMLLQLFKEAILLEGEPRIESINERFQLKNGYLDVVDREVFRREPSALLELFHLLQQHPEAEGVSAGTIRLVRQYRRLINERFRRDPGNQALFMAILREPQGVTHEFRRMNSYGVLGRYIPEFGHIVGRMQYDLFHTYTVDEHTLFVLSNLRRFALARFDHEFPDCSRIMRGLPKPELAYLAALFHDIAKGRGGDHSELGASDALGFCKRHGLSDYDTRLVSWLVRQHLLLSLTAQKKDISDPRVIHDFAEKVGDQLHLDYLYILTTADVRATNPELWNSWKATLFAELYKNTSRALRRGLVNPVAREELINETKRSSMERLDAAGVNTEAVTRTWSALPGDYFLRHSPSEIDWHTRAMLAHGEQTEPLVQVRRETERGGTAVFVCSPRDDMAFARSTAALEQLGLTVLDARIVSTRDERTLYTWVVMEADGEEIESAEREQEILRIMEQEAGRLGGDPRDIHRRMPRQHRMFSTPTRINFADDERNGRTILEITTGDRPGLLTRIAGALLDARIRLQNAKVATVGEKAEDIFFITETDDRPLDSDARRDELAQALLDQLEEDQGVEARR
- the map gene encoding type I methionyl aminopeptidase, yielding MTVTIKSPEEQEKMRIAGRLAAEVHEMIEEHVRPGVTTEELDAICHDYIVNVQEAVPAPLNYHGFPKSICTSLNHVVCHGIPGPKKLKKGDVVNIDVTVIKDGFHGDTSKMYYVGKPSIQADRLSRVAREAMMVGIRMVKPGTRLGDIGHAIQRHAESNGFSVVREYCGHGIGRGFHEDPQVLHYGKPGTGLELQEGMTFTIEPMINAGKRHTRVLPDEWTVVTKDHSLSAQWEHTVLVTADGVEVLTARKEETDLIDDKLARDAS